The following coding sequences are from one Salvia hispanica cultivar TCC Black 2014 chromosome 3, UniMelb_Shisp_WGS_1.0, whole genome shotgun sequence window:
- the LOC125208866 gene encoding aluminum-activated malate transporter 8-like, with the protein MEMNSQSQEKSYMASIPSKLHEFIKKIKKIGEEDPRRIIHSTKVGLALTLVSFFYYFRPLYNGFGQAGMWAVLTVVVVFEFTVGGTLSKSINRGCATLLAGALGVGAEYLAGACGEKGEPVVLGLLVFSLAAVSTFTRFIPNVKRKYDYGVLIFILTFSLVAVSGYRVEQILELAHQRLSTILIGGATCMIISIFVCPVWAGRDLHFLVAGNIEKLAAFLQGFGGELLACGGDESSKDSSGTNVEKSLLKSYKSVLNSKATEESLANFAWWEPPHGKFKLKHPWKQYSKIGGLTRECACLIESLNTNTITSKPLAPSEFTAQIRQMSTESGKALAEIAAAMKKMRRPEAHLQSAKAAADRLRSVLQNSSDLQEVAPLLVAASVLIDVIGFADAIAAAVGDLAREAGFEGVKTTEAHRRGIVSPVDDGEHVVVEIQAELPEKNIITT; encoded by the exons ATGGAGATGAACTCACAAAGCCAAGAGAAATCATACATGGCCTCCATTCCTTCAAAACTCCATGAATTcatcaagaaaataaagaaaattggagaagaagatcCAAGAAGGATCATTCACTCCACCAAAGTCGGATTGGCTTTGACACTAGTCTCCTTCTTCTACTACTTCCGGCCACTCTACAACGGCTTTGGACAAGCCGGGATGTGGGCAGTCTTAACCGTCGTCGTTGTCTTCGAATTCACAGTCG GCGGGACGCTATCGAAAAGCATAAACAGAGGCTGCGCGACGCTGCTAGCCGGGGCATTGGGTGTCGGGGCCGAGTATTTGGCAGGTGCCTGCGGCGAGAAAGGCGAGCCCGTGGTTCTCGGACTTCTGGTCTTCTCTCTAG CTGCGGTTTCTACATTTACAAGGTTTATTCCAAATGTGAAGAGGAAGTATGATTATGGGGTGTTGATATTCATACTGACATTCAGCCTTGTGGCGGTGTCGGGTTATCGGGTCGAGCAGATACTGGAGCTGGCCCATCAGAGGCTGTCGACTATACTCATAGGCGGGGCGACTTGTATGATCATATCCATATTCGTTTGCCCGGTTTGGGCGGGTCGGGATCTGCATTTCCTCGTTGCTGGAAATATTGAGAAGCTTGCTGCTTTTTTGCAag GATTTGGAGGTGAACTTTTGGCTTGTGGTGGGGATGAGAGTAGCAAGGATTCAAGTGGGACGAATGTCGAGAAATCGCTTCTCAAAAGCTATAAAAGCGTGCTTAATTCCAAGGCTACGGAGGAATCATTG GCAAATTTTGCATGGTGGGAGCCTCCCCACGGCAAGTTCAAATTGAAGCATCCATGGAAGCAATACTCCAAAATCGGAGGTCTAACAAGGGAATGCGCATGCCTAATCGAATCCctaaacacaaacacaattaCTTCCAAACCCCTCGCCCCGTCGGAGTTCACCGCCCAAATCCGGCAAATGAGCACGGAATCCGGCAAGGCGCTCGCCGAAATCGCCGCcgcaatgaaaaaaatgaggcGGCCGGAGGCGCACTTGCAGAGCGCCAAAGCGGCGGCGGACCGGCTGCGGAGCGTGCTGCAGAACTCCTCGGACCTGCAGGAGGTGGCGCCGCTGCTCGTCGCCGCGTCGGTGCTCATCGACGTCATTGGATTCGCCGACGCAATCGCGGCGGCGGTCGGCGACCTTGCGAGGGAGGCGGGTTTCGAGGGCGTGAAGACGACCGAGGCTCATCGGCGTGGGATTGTTAGCCCTGTGGATGATGGTGAGCATGTGGTGGTTGAGATTCAGGCGGAGTTGCCGGAGAAGAACATAATTACtacttga